A window from Triticum aestivum cultivar Chinese Spring chromosome 6D, IWGSC CS RefSeq v2.1, whole genome shotgun sequence encodes these proteins:
- the LOC123142550 gene encoding ethylene-responsive transcription factor 5-like, whose protein sequence is MEPNHNGYDYGYGYYDNNNGSYTNDDNPCYYGMSYATSEPSAYGYQYQQSPCAQPQSSYDNHRYAAYDISNSSSSSAAPSYAAADDIAPYAQQQQPQHLHFGGSSYQYDGAGSAMDMDMDMDMDQFSALMEATSISPAAPSWAEQHEAKKANAESPQLIGVRRRPWGKYAAEIRDSTRSGERVWLGTFDTPEAAALAYDQAAYTSRGTAAMLNFPVERVRESLRVLKLGEAAAAGEDDSPVLALKRRHCIRKRTPKGKGQDGDMKKKQPAAAAAASSSVLELEDLGADYLEELLALSEQWSNE, encoded by the coding sequence ATGGAACCTAACCACAACGGCTACGACTACGGCTACGGCTACTACGACAACAACAATGGGTCCTATACAAATGATGACAACCCATGCTACTACGGCATGAGCTATGCCACTTCCGAGCCCTCCGCCTATGGCTACCAATACCAGCAGTCCCCTTGTGCCCAGCCCCAGTCCTCCTACGACAACCACCGCTACGCCGCCTACGACATcagcaactcctcctcctcctctgcggccCCGTCCTACGCCGCCGCCGACGACATTGCTCCTTacgcgcagcagcagcagccacaGCACCTCCATTTTGGCGGCAGCAGCTATCAGTACGATGGCGCCGGGAGTGCTATGGACATGGACATGGACATGGACATGGACCAGTTCAGCGCGCTCATGGAGGCCACGTCCATCTCACCTGCTGCACCATCCTGGGCGGAGCAGCACGAGGCAAAGAAGGCCAATGCCGAGTCTCCGCAGCTGATCGGCGTGCGGAGGCGGCCGTGGGGCAAGTACGCCGCGGAGATCCGGGACTCCACGCGCAGCGGCGAGCGCGTGTGGCTGGGCACCTTCGACACCCCGGAGGCCGCCGCGCTGGCCTACGACCAGGCGGCCTACACCTCCCGCGGAACCGCGGCCATGCTCAATTTCCCGGTGGAGCGAGTCCGGGAGTCGCTGCGCGTGCTGAAGCTCGGCGAAGCCGCGGCCGCGGGGGAGGACGACTCGCCCGTGCTGGCCCTCAAGAGGCGCCACTGCATCCGGAAGCGCACTCCCAAGGGCAAGGGCCAGGACGGTGACATGAAGAAGAAGCAacctgctgccgctgctgctgcgtCATCGAGCGTGCTGGAGCTGGAGGACCTAGGAGCAGACTACTTGGAAGAGCTGCTGGCGTTGTCCGAGCAGTGGTCGAATGAATGA